The proteins below come from a single Stomoxys calcitrans chromosome 1, idStoCalc2.1, whole genome shotgun sequence genomic window:
- the LOC106086275 gene encoding bifunctional 3'-phosphoadenosine 5'-phosphosulfate synthase isoform X2 has translation MPNPPIGFYPYIKRRCLQVATNVTEQKHHITREVRGKNLGLCRGFRGCTVWLTGLSGAGKTSIAFELEAYLVSRGIPAYGLDGDNIRTGLNKNLGFTPADREENIRRVGEVAKLFADSGVVAICSFVSPFADDREMARKIHKDADLKFYEIFVDTPLSVCESRDVKGLYKKAREGVIKGFTGITQEYEKPDNPELVVSTDGFTIKESTQKVIGLLEEEGIIPKTLRDIETLPELYVLPSVKEAILNEAKSLPSVPITEVELQWVQVLAEGWAYPLKGFMREDEYLQTLHFNSILSEDGAFRENQSVPIVLSVTEEMKNKLDGISAITLTHDGKPVAILRKPEFYYQRKEERLSRQFGTCNPNHPYIKMVLESGDYLVGGDLDVIERIQWNDGLDQYRLTPNELRQRFTEMNADAIFAFQLRNPIHNGHALLMQDTKRQLLERGFKKPVLLLHPLGGWTKDDDVPLPVRMAQHQAVLDSGVLNREDTVLAIFPSPMMYAGPTEVQWHAKARMNAGANFYIVGRDPAGMPHPDKGLYPDGNLYDATHGARVLKMAQGLDSMEILPFRVAAYDKSVSRMAFFEPKRKDDFEFISGTKMRTLAKTGISPPDGFMEPKAWKILAEYYQSLSKQ, from the exons TGTTTACAAGTCGCCACAAATGTGACCGAGCAAAAACATCACATTACCCGAGAGGTACGAGGTAAAAATTTAGGTCTATGCCGTGGATTTCGTGGCTGCACCGTTTGGCTGACGGGTTTGAGTGGAGCTGGTAAAACTTCCATAGCTTTTGAATTGGAAGCCTACTTAGTGTCCAGAGGCATACCAGCCTATGGCCTCGATGGTGATAACATACGCACAGGTCTAAATAAAAATCTAGGCTTTACGCCAGCCGATCGCGAAGAGAATATTCGACGTGTAGGCGAAGTCGCCAAGTTGTTTGCCGACAGTGGTGTAGTGGCAATATGCAGTTTTGTCTCTCCCTTTGCCGATGACCGTGAGATGGCACGAAAAATACACAAAGATGCCGATTTGAAGTTTTACGAAATATTCGTTGACACCCCTTTGTCGGTATGTGAGTCGCGCGATGTCAAGGGTCTGTACAAAAAGGCTCGCGAGGGTGTAATCAAGGGTTTTACAGGCATTACACAGGAATATGAAAAGCCCGATAACCCCGAATTGGTAGTGAGTACCGATGGTTTCACCATCAAGGAGTCAACACAAAAAGTCATAGGCCTGTTGGAGGAGGAAGGGATTATACCTAAAACTCTGCGTGATATAGAAACACTGCCCGAGCTCTATGTACTACCTTCGGTGAAGGAAGCGATCTTAAATGAAGCCAAGTCTTTGCCCTCAGTGCCAATAACCGAAGTTGAATTGCAATGGGTGCAAGTTTTGGCAGAAGGATGGGCATATCCCTTAAAAGGATTTATGCGTGAAGATGAATACCTACAGACCTTACATTTCAATTCGATATTAAGCGAAGATGGAGCATTTCGTGAGAATCAATCAGTGCCGATCGTGCTGTCCGTAACGGAAGAGATGAAAAACAAATTGGATGGGATTTCAGCCATAACACTGACACATGATGGCAAACCAGTGGCTATTCTGAGGAAGCCAGAATTCTACTATCAACGCAAAGAAGAACGTTTGAGCCGCCAATTTGGCACATGTAATCCCAATCATCCTTATATAAAG ATGGTGCTTGAATCTGGTGATTATCTTGTGGGTGGTGATTTAGATGTCATCGAACGAATTCAATGGAATGATGGTTTGGATCAATATCGGCTCACCCCAAATGAGTTAAGGCAGAGATTTACTGAAATGAATGCTGATGCTATTTTCGCATTCCAA CTTCGTAATCCCATACACAATGGCCATGCATTGCTGATGCAGGACACAAAACGTCAATTGCTGGAACGAGGTTTCAAGAAACCCGTTCTTCTCTTGCATCCCCTGGGTGGTTGGACAAAGGATGATGATGTACCACTGCCAGTGCGTATGGCTCAACATCAGGCTGTACTTGATTCGGGTGTATTAAATCGTGAGGACACAGTTTTGGCGATATTCCCCTCGCCCATGATGTATGCCGGTCCCACTGAGGTGCAATGGCATGCTAAGGCCCGCATGAATGCTGGAGCGAATTTCTATATTGTGGGCCGTGATCCGGCTGGCATGCCCCATCCCGATAAAGGATTATATCCCGATGGTAACTTGTATGATGCTACACATGGCGCACGAGTACTTAAAATGGCTCAAGGTTTGGATAGTATGGAG ATTTTACCCTTCCGCGTTGCTGCTTATGATAAAAGCGTTTCACGCATGGCCTTTTTTGAACCCAAACGTAAAGATGACTTCGAATTTATATCAGGCACAAAAATGCGCACACTTGCCAAGACCGGCATAAGTCCACCTGATGGCTTTATGGAGCCCAAGGCGTGGAAAATCTTAGCCGAATATTATCAGTCCTTATCAAAACAATAG
- the LOC106086275 gene encoding bifunctional 3'-phosphoadenosine 5'-phosphosulfate synthase isoform X1, with protein sequence MFAKRSLLLNNINIHNNNNNTEETNGKCHHDHDKCLDTCLQVATNVTEQKHHITREVRGKNLGLCRGFRGCTVWLTGLSGAGKTSIAFELEAYLVSRGIPAYGLDGDNIRTGLNKNLGFTPADREENIRRVGEVAKLFADSGVVAICSFVSPFADDREMARKIHKDADLKFYEIFVDTPLSVCESRDVKGLYKKAREGVIKGFTGITQEYEKPDNPELVVSTDGFTIKESTQKVIGLLEEEGIIPKTLRDIETLPELYVLPSVKEAILNEAKSLPSVPITEVELQWVQVLAEGWAYPLKGFMREDEYLQTLHFNSILSEDGAFRENQSVPIVLSVTEEMKNKLDGISAITLTHDGKPVAILRKPEFYYQRKEERLSRQFGTCNPNHPYIKMVLESGDYLVGGDLDVIERIQWNDGLDQYRLTPNELRQRFTEMNADAIFAFQLRNPIHNGHALLMQDTKRQLLERGFKKPVLLLHPLGGWTKDDDVPLPVRMAQHQAVLDSGVLNREDTVLAIFPSPMMYAGPTEVQWHAKARMNAGANFYIVGRDPAGMPHPDKGLYPDGNLYDATHGARVLKMAQGLDSMEILPFRVAAYDKSVSRMAFFEPKRKDDFEFISGTKMRTLAKTGISPPDGFMEPKAWKILAEYYQSLSKQ encoded by the exons TGTTTACAAGTCGCCACAAATGTGACCGAGCAAAAACATCACATTACCCGAGAGGTACGAGGTAAAAATTTAGGTCTATGCCGTGGATTTCGTGGCTGCACCGTTTGGCTGACGGGTTTGAGTGGAGCTGGTAAAACTTCCATAGCTTTTGAATTGGAAGCCTACTTAGTGTCCAGAGGCATACCAGCCTATGGCCTCGATGGTGATAACATACGCACAGGTCTAAATAAAAATCTAGGCTTTACGCCAGCCGATCGCGAAGAGAATATTCGACGTGTAGGCGAAGTCGCCAAGTTGTTTGCCGACAGTGGTGTAGTGGCAATATGCAGTTTTGTCTCTCCCTTTGCCGATGACCGTGAGATGGCACGAAAAATACACAAAGATGCCGATTTGAAGTTTTACGAAATATTCGTTGACACCCCTTTGTCGGTATGTGAGTCGCGCGATGTCAAGGGTCTGTACAAAAAGGCTCGCGAGGGTGTAATCAAGGGTTTTACAGGCATTACACAGGAATATGAAAAGCCCGATAACCCCGAATTGGTAGTGAGTACCGATGGTTTCACCATCAAGGAGTCAACACAAAAAGTCATAGGCCTGTTGGAGGAGGAAGGGATTATACCTAAAACTCTGCGTGATATAGAAACACTGCCCGAGCTCTATGTACTACCTTCGGTGAAGGAAGCGATCTTAAATGAAGCCAAGTCTTTGCCCTCAGTGCCAATAACCGAAGTTGAATTGCAATGGGTGCAAGTTTTGGCAGAAGGATGGGCATATCCCTTAAAAGGATTTATGCGTGAAGATGAATACCTACAGACCTTACATTTCAATTCGATATTAAGCGAAGATGGAGCATTTCGTGAGAATCAATCAGTGCCGATCGTGCTGTCCGTAACGGAAGAGATGAAAAACAAATTGGATGGGATTTCAGCCATAACACTGACACATGATGGCAAACCAGTGGCTATTCTGAGGAAGCCAGAATTCTACTATCAACGCAAAGAAGAACGTTTGAGCCGCCAATTTGGCACATGTAATCCCAATCATCCTTATATAAAG ATGGTGCTTGAATCTGGTGATTATCTTGTGGGTGGTGATTTAGATGTCATCGAACGAATTCAATGGAATGATGGTTTGGATCAATATCGGCTCACCCCAAATGAGTTAAGGCAGAGATTTACTGAAATGAATGCTGATGCTATTTTCGCATTCCAA CTTCGTAATCCCATACACAATGGCCATGCATTGCTGATGCAGGACACAAAACGTCAATTGCTGGAACGAGGTTTCAAGAAACCCGTTCTTCTCTTGCATCCCCTGGGTGGTTGGACAAAGGATGATGATGTACCACTGCCAGTGCGTATGGCTCAACATCAGGCTGTACTTGATTCGGGTGTATTAAATCGTGAGGACACAGTTTTGGCGATATTCCCCTCGCCCATGATGTATGCCGGTCCCACTGAGGTGCAATGGCATGCTAAGGCCCGCATGAATGCTGGAGCGAATTTCTATATTGTGGGCCGTGATCCGGCTGGCATGCCCCATCCCGATAAAGGATTATATCCCGATGGTAACTTGTATGATGCTACACATGGCGCACGAGTACTTAAAATGGCTCAAGGTTTGGATAGTATGGAG ATTTTACCCTTCCGCGTTGCTGCTTATGATAAAAGCGTTTCACGCATGGCCTTTTTTGAACCCAAACGTAAAGATGACTTCGAATTTATATCAGGCACAAAAATGCGCACACTTGCCAAGACCGGCATAAGTCCACCTGATGGCTTTATGGAGCCCAAGGCGTGGAAAATCTTAGCCGAATATTATCAGTCCTTATCAAAACAATAG
- the LOC106086275 gene encoding bifunctional 3'-phosphoadenosine 5'-phosphosulfate synthase isoform X3, which produces MSEVPETSKKRQKTCLQVATNVTEQKHHITREVRGKNLGLCRGFRGCTVWLTGLSGAGKTSIAFELEAYLVSRGIPAYGLDGDNIRTGLNKNLGFTPADREENIRRVGEVAKLFADSGVVAICSFVSPFADDREMARKIHKDADLKFYEIFVDTPLSVCESRDVKGLYKKAREGVIKGFTGITQEYEKPDNPELVVSTDGFTIKESTQKVIGLLEEEGIIPKTLRDIETLPELYVLPSVKEAILNEAKSLPSVPITEVELQWVQVLAEGWAYPLKGFMREDEYLQTLHFNSILSEDGAFRENQSVPIVLSVTEEMKNKLDGISAITLTHDGKPVAILRKPEFYYQRKEERLSRQFGTCNPNHPYIKMVLESGDYLVGGDLDVIERIQWNDGLDQYRLTPNELRQRFTEMNADAIFAFQLRNPIHNGHALLMQDTKRQLLERGFKKPVLLLHPLGGWTKDDDVPLPVRMAQHQAVLDSGVLNREDTVLAIFPSPMMYAGPTEVQWHAKARMNAGANFYIVGRDPAGMPHPDKGLYPDGNLYDATHGARVLKMAQGLDSMEILPFRVAAYDKSVSRMAFFEPKRKDDFEFISGTKMRTLAKTGISPPDGFMEPKAWKILAEYYQSLSKQ; this is translated from the exons TGTTTACAAGTCGCCACAAATGTGACCGAGCAAAAACATCACATTACCCGAGAGGTACGAGGTAAAAATTTAGGTCTATGCCGTGGATTTCGTGGCTGCACCGTTTGGCTGACGGGTTTGAGTGGAGCTGGTAAAACTTCCATAGCTTTTGAATTGGAAGCCTACTTAGTGTCCAGAGGCATACCAGCCTATGGCCTCGATGGTGATAACATACGCACAGGTCTAAATAAAAATCTAGGCTTTACGCCAGCCGATCGCGAAGAGAATATTCGACGTGTAGGCGAAGTCGCCAAGTTGTTTGCCGACAGTGGTGTAGTGGCAATATGCAGTTTTGTCTCTCCCTTTGCCGATGACCGTGAGATGGCACGAAAAATACACAAAGATGCCGATTTGAAGTTTTACGAAATATTCGTTGACACCCCTTTGTCGGTATGTGAGTCGCGCGATGTCAAGGGTCTGTACAAAAAGGCTCGCGAGGGTGTAATCAAGGGTTTTACAGGCATTACACAGGAATATGAAAAGCCCGATAACCCCGAATTGGTAGTGAGTACCGATGGTTTCACCATCAAGGAGTCAACACAAAAAGTCATAGGCCTGTTGGAGGAGGAAGGGATTATACCTAAAACTCTGCGTGATATAGAAACACTGCCCGAGCTCTATGTACTACCTTCGGTGAAGGAAGCGATCTTAAATGAAGCCAAGTCTTTGCCCTCAGTGCCAATAACCGAAGTTGAATTGCAATGGGTGCAAGTTTTGGCAGAAGGATGGGCATATCCCTTAAAAGGATTTATGCGTGAAGATGAATACCTACAGACCTTACATTTCAATTCGATATTAAGCGAAGATGGAGCATTTCGTGAGAATCAATCAGTGCCGATCGTGCTGTCCGTAACGGAAGAGATGAAAAACAAATTGGATGGGATTTCAGCCATAACACTGACACATGATGGCAAACCAGTGGCTATTCTGAGGAAGCCAGAATTCTACTATCAACGCAAAGAAGAACGTTTGAGCCGCCAATTTGGCACATGTAATCCCAATCATCCTTATATAAAG ATGGTGCTTGAATCTGGTGATTATCTTGTGGGTGGTGATTTAGATGTCATCGAACGAATTCAATGGAATGATGGTTTGGATCAATATCGGCTCACCCCAAATGAGTTAAGGCAGAGATTTACTGAAATGAATGCTGATGCTATTTTCGCATTCCAA CTTCGTAATCCCATACACAATGGCCATGCATTGCTGATGCAGGACACAAAACGTCAATTGCTGGAACGAGGTTTCAAGAAACCCGTTCTTCTCTTGCATCCCCTGGGTGGTTGGACAAAGGATGATGATGTACCACTGCCAGTGCGTATGGCTCAACATCAGGCTGTACTTGATTCGGGTGTATTAAATCGTGAGGACACAGTTTTGGCGATATTCCCCTCGCCCATGATGTATGCCGGTCCCACTGAGGTGCAATGGCATGCTAAGGCCCGCATGAATGCTGGAGCGAATTTCTATATTGTGGGCCGTGATCCGGCTGGCATGCCCCATCCCGATAAAGGATTATATCCCGATGGTAACTTGTATGATGCTACACATGGCGCACGAGTACTTAAAATGGCTCAAGGTTTGGATAGTATGGAG ATTTTACCCTTCCGCGTTGCTGCTTATGATAAAAGCGTTTCACGCATGGCCTTTTTTGAACCCAAACGTAAAGATGACTTCGAATTTATATCAGGCACAAAAATGCGCACACTTGCCAAGACCGGCATAAGTCCACCTGATGGCTTTATGGAGCCCAAGGCGTGGAAAATCTTAGCCGAATATTATCAGTCCTTATCAAAACAATAG